A genomic region of Deinococcus sp. KSM4-11 contains the following coding sequences:
- a CDS encoding glycoside hydrolase family 13 protein yields MSGAHWLFPHHDGSETYVPEPHARLGGTVDVLLRVPHGSDVTSAWVRVINDGEPELVAASLDRRTARDTWLRARLPVVNPVVSYRWLLDGGPYGYQWLNGSGLQQHDVPDAADFRISVFEPPPSWATDTMYQIFPDRFARAVERSAPAWAVPADWDDPVIGEGPDTPRQFYGGDLDGVAAHLDHLASLGVGTIYLTPFFPAESNHRYNASTFNEVDPLLGGDEAMARLSAAARERGMHLMGDLTTNHCGNTHEWFQAGLADPDSAEAGFFFYTEHPHAYDAWWGMPEMPIFDHRSAELRRRLYDGPDSVVARWLGPQALAAWRIDVANMTGIHGDINLSHLVATTIRKTMASVTSENFLQAESNHDASRDLLGDGYQGTMNYAAFTRPLWQWLLPPQEQPYRHTKYPVLPNLPGGPVVAAMRAVSGVTPWQATLHAMNLIGSHDTHRIASLLGDARLVDVAFGMLAAYPGVPMIYAGDELGLEAMGPEYARIPMPWAHPERWNTHRLESTRALFQARAASEALRRGGLRWLWVGDDVLVFLREAPGETVLVQAARASYKPVRLPVGVVGTHLTGLAGTPDVEAGADGTVALPADGPAFGLWRLAAVE; encoded by the coding sequence ATGTCCGGAGCGCACTGGCTTTTCCCCCATCACGACGGCTCGGAAACGTATGTGCCCGAGCCGCACGCCCGGCTGGGTGGCACGGTGGACGTGCTGCTGCGGGTGCCCCACGGCAGTGACGTCACGAGTGCCTGGGTTCGGGTCATCAATGACGGCGAGCCGGAACTCGTGGCCGCCTCGCTCGACCGGCGCACGGCCCGTGATACGTGGCTGCGCGCCCGGCTGCCCGTGGTGAACCCGGTCGTGAGCTACCGCTGGCTGCTCGACGGCGGCCCCTACGGCTACCAGTGGCTCAACGGTTCCGGCCTGCAGCAGCATGACGTGCCTGATGCCGCCGATTTCCGCATCAGCGTGTTCGAGCCGCCGCCGTCGTGGGCGACCGACACCATGTACCAGATTTTCCCCGACCGCTTCGCCCGGGCGGTGGAGCGGTCGGCCCCAGCGTGGGCGGTGCCGGCGGACTGGGACGACCCGGTCATCGGGGAGGGACCGGACACGCCGCGCCAGTTCTACGGCGGCGACCTCGACGGCGTCGCGGCGCACCTCGACCATCTGGCGTCGCTGGGCGTCGGCACCATCTACCTCACGCCGTTTTTCCCGGCCGAGTCGAACCACCGCTACAACGCCTCGACCTTCAACGAGGTCGATCCCCTGCTGGGCGGCGACGAAGCGATGGCCCGGCTGTCGGCGGCGGCGCGTGAGCGCGGCATGCACCTCATGGGGGACCTGACCACCAACCACTGCGGCAACACGCATGAGTGGTTCCAGGCCGGACTGGCCGATCCCGATTCTGCCGAGGCGGGCTTTTTCTTCTACACCGAGCACCCGCACGCCTACGACGCGTGGTGGGGCATGCCGGAGATGCCGATCTTCGACCACCGCAGCGCCGAGCTGCGCCGCCGCCTGTACGACGGCCCCGACTCGGTGGTCGCGCGCTGGCTGGGGCCGCAGGCGCTGGCCGCGTGGCGCATCGACGTGGCGAACATGACCGGCATCCACGGGGACATCAACCTCAGCCATCTGGTCGCCACCACCATCCGTAAGACGATGGCCTCGGTCACGTCCGAGAACTTCCTCCAGGCCGAATCCAACCACGACGCCAGCCGCGACCTGCTGGGCGACGGCTACCAGGGCACCATGAACTACGCGGCCTTCACAAGACCGCTGTGGCAGTGGCTGCTGCCCCCGCAGGAGCAGCCCTACCGGCACACCAAGTACCCCGTGCTGCCCAACCTGCCGGGTGGCCCCGTCGTGGCCGCCATGCGCGCGGTCTCGGGCGTGACGCCGTGGCAGGCCACGCTGCACGCCATGAACCTGATCGGCTCGCATGACACGCACCGCATCGCCTCGCTGCTGGGCGATGCGCGGCTGGTGGACGTCGCCTTCGGGATGCTCGCCGCGTATCCCGGCGTGCCCATGATCTATGCCGGCGACGAACTGGGCCTGGAGGCCATGGGGCCAGAGTACGCCCGGATTCCGATGCCGTGGGCGCACCCGGAGCGCTGGAATACGCACCGGCTGGAGTCGACCCGTGCGCTGTTCCAGGCCCGCGCCGCCAGCGAGGCCCTGCGGCGCGGCGGCCTGCGCTGGCTGTGGGTGGGCGACGACGTGCTGGTGTTCCTGCGCGAGGCCCCCGGCGAGACCGTGCTGGTGCAGGCCGCCCGCGCGTCCTACAAGCCAGTGCGGTTGCCGGTGGGGGTGGTGGGCACGCACCTGACCGGACTCGCCGGCACGCCCGACGTGGAGGCCGGTGCAGATGGCACCGTGGCCCTGCCCGCCGACGGCCCGGCCTTCGGCCTGTGGCGACTGGCGGCGGTCGAGTAA
- a CDS encoding DEAD/DEAH box helicase → MTVAAPNLSKLLPAAPPGNLLLLPQVARAALFAAFPGPAVLLTTPDRLGSYATAGALGAPVTVNPGLRDWDARHEHVVLDVNTALDLFPARPEDHALNLRVGSSYPREALLERLERLGYDRGEEPGYELRGDTLELRLAPGAGLPAEAEAGLWVRAEFFGDELDTLRLLAPGELTGEKAQFFILEPTPEYLTEVKWDATRLELLPGRVFLDSPEFYASSLGILTDTLWPRLAAREVTSFGRAPLGLPDLDTGLTALPFYRARLNDLERDVTEWRQAGYRVLILVRHDRTAAYLADKLLNTHEIPWLKIPRVEEGQVGFLRAAGEGGFAIPEHRTVILTEDLIYGFQGGSALRGKRLGGKPVTDALGLHVGDYLIHPEHGIGQFLGLETLTVLGVTRDYLDLEYRNGAHLRVPIEQLPVLRRHPGTTDDPPVLSSFDKKDWARAKDKARKNAEEVAGKLLVQYAARQVTPGNAFPPQPEWDEQIAKNFSFDLTADQVVALKDTMRDLEKPNPADRLISGDVGFGKTEVALRAAHRVVGHGRQVAILVPTTLLAEQHTSTFIERFKGLPVRVEGLSRFTSPQHARQILSDLKAGKVDILIGTHRLLSGDIEFKDLGLIIVDEEHRFGVSQKEKLRALRGLPPITKEGKIEIPEGIRAVDTLALSATPIPRTLYMSMVGLRDMSSIQTPPKGRRPIQTVLTPFDPITVRDAIVSEIERGGKVFYIHDRIASIAARSLYLRTLVPEARIGVAHGRMNEEELEEIMLGFEQGAFDVLLSTTIVETGLDIPEANTILIERADRLGLAQLYQLRGRVGRRSVSAYAYLFYPPRLTENAQRRLWAIADLQDLGSGHLLAEKDMEIRGVGNILGEEQHGHVQAVSIDVYTEMLAEAVAKLKGEKMQAPVNISIDLPINARLSPEYFEQDEEARIATYGRLSDSRTLQAISRVERDLRKKYGPPTPEVQNFIDLAKLRLTAAAKRVLSIGGTMTELQVTFAYKTLDYDAAGLKRYPHKTEVQTFPPSVKIEKRGIKPDEYARTLIDLLGYFG, encoded by the coding sequence GTGACTGTCGCCGCGCCCAACCTGTCGAAACTGCTGCCCGCCGCTCCGCCCGGAAACCTGCTGCTGCTTCCGCAGGTGGCGCGGGCGGCGCTGTTCGCGGCGTTTCCGGGGCCGGCCGTGCTGCTGACCACGCCGGATCGCCTTGGCAGTTACGCCACGGCGGGCGCCCTGGGGGCGCCGGTGACCGTGAATCCCGGCCTACGCGACTGGGACGCCCGGCACGAGCACGTGGTGCTGGACGTGAACACGGCCCTCGACCTGTTCCCGGCCCGTCCGGAGGATCACGCCCTGAACTTGCGGGTGGGAAGCAGTTACCCGCGTGAAGCGCTGCTGGAGCGCCTGGAACGGCTGGGGTACGACCGTGGAGAGGAACCCGGCTACGAGCTGCGTGGCGACACGCTGGAACTGCGCCTCGCGCCCGGTGCGGGACTGCCCGCCGAGGCCGAGGCCGGTCTGTGGGTGCGCGCCGAGTTCTTCGGCGATGAACTCGACACCCTGCGGCTGCTGGCCCCCGGCGAACTGACCGGCGAGAAGGCGCAGTTCTTCATCCTGGAGCCAACGCCCGAGTACCTGACGGAAGTGAAGTGGGACGCCACGCGCCTGGAACTGCTGCCGGGCCGGGTGTTCCTGGATTCGCCCGAGTTCTACGCGAGCAGCCTGGGCATCCTGACCGACACGCTGTGGCCCAGGCTGGCGGCGCGGGAGGTCACTTCGTTTGGCCGCGCGCCACTGGGCCTGCCGGATCTCGACACCGGCCTGACCGCCCTGCCCTTTTACCGCGCCCGGCTGAACGACCTGGAACGCGACGTGACCGAGTGGCGGCAGGCGGGCTACCGCGTGTTGATCCTCGTGCGCCATGACCGCACTGCCGCTTACCTCGCCGACAAACTGCTGAACACGCACGAGATTCCCTGGTTGAAGATCCCGCGCGTGGAGGAAGGGCAGGTGGGCTTCCTGCGCGCGGCCGGCGAGGGTGGCTTCGCCATTCCCGAGCACCGCACAGTCATCCTGACGGAAGACCTGATCTACGGCTTCCAGGGCGGCAGCGCCCTGCGCGGAAAGCGGCTGGGCGGCAAACCCGTCACTGACGCGCTGGGCCTGCACGTCGGAGATTACCTGATCCACCCGGAGCACGGCATCGGGCAGTTCCTGGGGCTGGAAACGCTGACGGTGCTGGGCGTCACGCGCGATTACCTCGATCTGGAATACCGGAATGGCGCGCACCTGCGCGTGCCCATCGAACAGTTGCCGGTGCTGCGCCGTCACCCCGGCACCACCGACGATCCGCCCGTGCTGAGCAGCTTCGACAAGAAGGACTGGGCCAGGGCCAAGGATAAGGCTCGCAAGAACGCCGAGGAGGTCGCGGGGAAACTGCTCGTGCAGTACGCCGCGCGGCAGGTCACGCCCGGCAATGCCTTTCCGCCGCAGCCCGAGTGGGACGAGCAGATCGCGAAGAATTTCAGCTTCGACCTCACCGCCGATCAGGTCGTGGCCCTGAAGGACACCATGCGCGACCTGGAGAAACCCAACCCGGCCGACCGCCTGATCTCGGGCGACGTGGGATTCGGCAAGACCGAGGTCGCCCTGCGCGCCGCGCACCGCGTCGTCGGCCACGGACGACAGGTCGCCATCCTGGTGCCCACCACCCTGCTGGCCGAGCAGCACACCAGTACCTTCATCGAGCGCTTCAAGGGCCTGCCCGTGCGCGTCGAGGGCCTGTCACGCTTCACCAGCCCGCAGCACGCCCGCCAGATCCTCAGCGACCTGAAGGCCGGCAAGGTCGACATCCTGATCGGCACGCACCGCCTGCTGTCCGGCGACATCGAATTCAAGGATCTGGGCCTGATCATCGTGGATGAGGAACACCGCTTCGGGGTATCGCAGAAGGAAAAGCTGCGCGCCCTGCGCGGCCTGCCGCCCATCACCAAGGAAGGGAAGATCGAGATTCCCGAGGGCATCCGGGCCGTGGACACCCTGGCCCTCTCGGCCACGCCCATTCCCCGCACGCTGTACATGAGCATGGTCGGCCTGCGCGACATGAGCAGCATCCAGACGCCTCCCAAGGGCCGCCGCCCCATTCAGACGGTACTCACGCCCTTCGACCCGATCACGGTCCGCGACGCCATCGTGTCCGAGATCGAGCGTGGCGGGAAGGTCTTCTACATCCACGACCGGATTGCCAGCATCGCCGCCCGCAGCCTGTACCTCCGAACGCTCGTGCCCGAGGCGCGCATCGGCGTCGCGCACGGCCGCATGAACGAGGAGGAGCTGGAGGAGATCATGCTGGGCTTCGAGCAGGGCGCCTTCGACGTGCTGCTGTCCACCACCATCGTCGAGACCGGCCTGGATATCCCCGAGGCGAACACCATCCTGATCGAACGCGCCGACCGGCTGGGCCTGGCGCAGCTCTACCAGCTCCGGGGCCGGGTGGGTCGCCGCAGCGTCAGCGCCTACGCGTACCTGTTCTACCCGCCGCGCCTGACCGAGAACGCCCAGCGCCGCCTGTGGGCCATCGCCGACCTGCAAGACCTCGGCTCGGGCCACCTGCTGGCCGAAAAGGACATGGAGATCCGCGGCGTCGGCAACATCCTCGGCGAGGAGCAGCACGGACACGTTCAGGCCGTGTCCATCGACGTGTACACCGAGATGCTGGCCGAGGCCGTGGCTAAACTCAAGGGCGAGAAGATGCAGGCCCCCGTCAACATCAGCATCGACCTCCCGATCAACGCCCGCCTCAGTCCCGAATACTTCGAGCAGGACGAGGAAGCGCGCATCGCCACCTATGGTCGCCTGAGCGACAGCCGCACCCTTCAGGCCATTTCCCGTGTCGAGCGCGACCTCCGCAAGAAATACGGGCCGCCCACGCCGGAAGTCCAGAACTTCATCGACCTCGCTAAGCTGAGGCTCACCGCCGCCGCCAAGCGCGTGCTGAGCATCGGCGGCACCATGACGGAACTTCAGGTCACCTTCGCCTACAAGACACTGGATTACGACGCCGCCGGGCTAAAACGGTATCCGCATAAGACTGAGGTTCAGACCTTCCCCCCTAGCGTGAAAATCGAGAAGCGCGGGATCAAGCCCGATGAGTATGCGCGGACGTTGATCGACCTGCTGGGGTACTTCGGCTAA
- a CDS encoding DUF1345 domain-containing protein: protein MSLPNPPRRHALRRMLIALVIGSAAGLLTPPTWTLDARLLTGWIVVCTAVMVQLWPKMMRSGPARTRELATLEDDSRALAGTITTTAAVVSLVGVGFLLSDAHSSKGAAEFLYTGLAVLTVAASWLLVQTEYTLHYARRYYRDGRGIVFPQGDGELEEPTYWDFAYLAVTIGMTYQVSDTDLNTRGMRRLLLGHAILSFVFGTVIIAVTINGIAGLIQ, encoded by the coding sequence ATGTCCCTGCCCAACCCGCCGCGTCGGCATGCTTTGAGGCGCATGCTGATCGCGCTCGTCATCGGAAGTGCAGCCGGCCTGCTCACCCCGCCCACCTGGACGCTCGATGCCCGCCTTCTCACCGGCTGGATCGTCGTGTGTACCGCCGTCATGGTTCAGCTGTGGCCCAAGATGATGCGGTCCGGCCCCGCCCGCACCCGAGAACTCGCCACCCTCGAAGACGATTCCCGCGCGCTGGCGGGAACCATCACCACCACCGCCGCCGTCGTCAGTCTCGTCGGCGTGGGTTTTCTCCTCTCGGATGCGCACAGCAGCAAGGGCGCCGCCGAATTCCTGTACACCGGTCTGGCGGTTCTGACGGTCGCCGCGTCGTGGCTGCTCGTGCAGACCGAGTACACCCTCCACTACGCCCGCAGGTACTACCGCGACGGCCGTGGCATCGTGTTTCCTCAGGGTGACGGTGAACTCGAGGAACCCACCTACTGGGATTTCGCGTACCTCGCCGTCACCATCGGCATGACGTATCAGGTCAGCGACACCGACCTCAACACCCGTGGCATGCGCCGCCTGCTGCTCGGCCACGCCATCCTCTCCTTCGTGTTCGGCACCGTGATCATCGCCGTCACCATCAACGGCATCGCGGGCCTCATCCAGTAG
- a CDS encoding xanthine dehydrogenase family protein subunit M, whose product MYPANFDYQKAESVDQAIQALAANPDLKIIAGGHSLLPAMKLRLAQPPALLDVWGLKELKGITRDGDWFVVGAMTTHADVLRSDLPLFPEVAGWVGDPMVRNRGTIGGSLAHADPSADYPAAALALGVEFVIRGPNGERTVKADDMFTGMFESAVQPGELLTHIRIPATIQASAYEKFRHPASHYAVVGVAVARHADGEVRAAYTGAAERAHRLTKLEDAVKNGTAVPTSLVDAGDLLGDRFASADYRAHLVDVLSARAIKRLG is encoded by the coding sequence ATGTACCCAGCGAACTTCGACTACCAGAAAGCCGAAAGTGTCGACCAGGCCATCCAGGCCCTCGCCGCCAATCCCGACCTGAAGATCATCGCCGGCGGCCACTCGCTGCTGCCCGCCATGAAACTGCGCCTCGCCCAGCCGCCCGCCCTGCTCGACGTGTGGGGTCTGAAGGAACTCAAGGGCATCACCCGCGACGGCGACTGGTTCGTGGTCGGCGCCATGACCACCCACGCCGACGTGCTCCGCAGCGACCTCCCGCTGTTCCCCGAAGTCGCCGGGTGGGTCGGTGACCCGATGGTTCGCAACCGGGGCACCATCGGCGGCAGCCTCGCCCATGCCGATCCCAGCGCCGATTATCCCGCCGCCGCCCTCGCCCTCGGCGTGGAATTCGTCATCCGTGGCCCGAATGGCGAGCGCACGGTGAAGGCCGACGACATGTTCACCGGTATGTTCGAGAGCGCCGTCCAGCCGGGCGAACTCCTCACGCACATCCGCATTCCCGCGACCATCCAGGCCTCGGCCTACGAGAAGTTCCGGCACCCCGCCAGCCACTACGCCGTGGTCGGTGTCGCCGTGGCCCGCCATGCCGACGGCGAGGTGCGCGCCGCGTACACCGGCGCGGCCGAACGCGCCCACCGCCTGACGAAGCTGGAAGACGCCGTGAAGAACGGGACGGCCGTCCCCACTAGCCTCGTGGACGCCGGAGACCTGCTCGGTGACCGCTTCGCCAGCGCCGACTACCGCGCTCATCTCGTGGACGTGCTGTCCGCCCGCGCGATCAAACGCCTCGGCTAA
- a CDS encoding xanthine dehydrogenase family protein molybdopterin-binding subunit — translation MTDSRSEKYFGQALKRKEDPRFITGTGNYTDDIVIPGALHCAMVRSPYPHAKIVAINTDSVKDLPGVVRVLTGQDVKEAGLGSIPVGWLLPELKTPAHPAIALDEANHVGDIVAVVIAETRAQAEDAAAALEVDYHALPAVATAGAAVKDGAPLVHDDVPGNVAFHWEIGDEAATTEAFNAAPRKISVQLKNHRLVANPIEPRSSLAQFTPASGEYLLYTTSQNPHIHRLILAAFVMSIPEHKLRVISPDVGGGFGTKIFQYQEEVIVLLATRLLGRPVKWTARRSEAFVSDVQGRDHETVAQLAVSDDGKILGFRVNTLANLGAYQTLFAPAVPTYLYGTLLNGVYKMPAIHAKVTGVMTNTVPVDAYRGAGRPEATYLIERIVDMAAHELGMDPAEFRRKNFIQENEFPYQTPVALVYDSGNYEPALDKAMNMMNYAGLREEQKRGKGSNKIMGVGLISFLEACGLAPSALVGQLGAQAGQWESSLVRVHPTGKVELFTGSHSHGQGHETAFPQIAADELQIPIEDIDLIHGDTGRMPYGWGTYGSRSAAVGGSALKMALGKITTKMKRIAAHLLEASVDDVEHEGGVFRIKGAPEKSKTFFDIALMAHLAHNYPEDLEPGLEATAFYDPKNFVYPFGTHIAVVEIDTDTGHVKLRNYGCVDDCGPLINPLIAEGQVHGGIAQGMGQALLEDAAYDDEGNFLAGTYMEYAMPRADDVPTFQIGHTVTPSPHNPLGVKGIGEAGTIASTAAVASAVMDALWTECGITHLDMPYTAEKVWKAIRDARGSQPQAADD, via the coding sequence ATGACGGACAGCAGAAGCGAGAAGTACTTCGGGCAGGCCCTGAAGCGCAAGGAAGATCCGCGCTTCATCACCGGCACCGGCAACTACACCGACGACATCGTCATTCCCGGCGCGCTGCACTGTGCCATGGTGCGCAGCCCGTACCCGCACGCGAAGATCGTCGCCATCAACACGGACTCCGTGAAGGATCTGCCCGGCGTGGTGCGTGTCCTCACTGGCCAGGACGTCAAGGAGGCCGGCCTGGGCAGCATTCCGGTCGGCTGGTTGCTGCCGGAGCTCAAGACCCCGGCCCACCCGGCCATCGCCCTGGATGAAGCGAACCACGTGGGCGACATCGTCGCGGTCGTGATCGCCGAGACGCGCGCCCAGGCCGAGGACGCCGCCGCCGCCCTGGAAGTGGACTATCACGCGCTGCCCGCCGTGGCTACGGCCGGTGCCGCCGTGAAGGACGGCGCCCCGCTGGTGCACGACGACGTGCCCGGCAACGTGGCCTTCCACTGGGAGATCGGCGACGAGGCCGCCACCACCGAGGCCTTCAACGCCGCGCCCCGCAAGATCAGCGTGCAGCTCAAGAACCACCGCCTGGTCGCCAATCCCATCGAGCCGCGCTCCAGCCTCGCTCAGTTCACGCCCGCCAGCGGCGAATACCTGTTGTACACCACATCGCAGAACCCGCACATCCACCGCCTGATCCTGGCGGCGTTCGTGATGAGCATCCCCGAGCACAAGCTGCGCGTGATCTCGCCCGACGTGGGCGGCGGCTTCGGCACGAAGATCTTCCAGTACCAGGAAGAGGTCATCGTGCTGCTCGCCACCCGCCTGCTGGGCCGCCCCGTGAAGTGGACGGCCCGCCGCAGCGAGGCCTTCGTAAGTGACGTGCAGGGCCGCGACCACGAAACGGTCGCGCAGCTTGCCGTGAGCGACGACGGCAAGATCCTCGGCTTCCGCGTGAATACCCTGGCGAACCTCGGCGCGTACCAGACCCTATTCGCCCCGGCCGTGCCCACCTACCTGTACGGCACGTTGCTCAACGGCGTGTACAAGATGCCCGCCATTCACGCCAAGGTCACGGGCGTCATGACGAACACCGTGCCCGTGGACGCCTACCGTGGCGCGGGCCGCCCCGAGGCGACGTACCTGATCGAGCGCATCGTGGACATGGCCGCCCACGAGCTGGGCATGGATCCGGCCGAGTTTCGCCGCAAGAACTTCATCCAGGAGAACGAGTTCCCGTACCAGACGCCGGTGGCGCTGGTGTACGACAGCGGCAACTACGAGCCGGCCCTCGACAAGGCCATGAACATGATGAACTACGCCGGCCTGCGCGAGGAACAGAAGCGCGGCAAGGGCAGCAACAAGATCATGGGCGTGGGCCTGATCTCCTTCCTCGAAGCCTGCGGACTGGCGCCCTCCGCGCTCGTCGGGCAGCTCGGCGCGCAGGCCGGACAGTGGGAATCGAGCCTGGTGCGCGTGCACCCCACCGGCAAGGTTGAACTGTTCACCGGCAGCCACAGCCACGGCCAGGGTCACGAGACCGCCTTCCCTCAGATCGCCGCCGATGAACTCCAGATTCCCATCGAGGACATCGACCTCATTCACGGCGACACCGGCCGCATGCCCTACGGCTGGGGCACCTATGGCAGCCGCTCGGCCGCCGTGGGCGGTTCGGCCCTGAAGATGGCCCTGGGCAAGATCACCACCAAGATGAAGAGGATCGCCGCGCACCTGCTGGAAGCCAGCGTGGACGACGTCGAGCACGAGGGCGGCGTGTTCCGCATCAAGGGCGCGCCCGAGAAGAGCAAGACCTTTTTCGACATCGCCCTGATGGCCCACCTCGCGCACAACTACCCCGAGGACCTCGAACCGGGCCTGGAAGCCACCGCCTTCTACGACCCCAAGAACTTCGTCTACCCCTTCGGCACCCACATCGCCGTCGTCGAGATCGACACCGACACCGGCCACGTGAAGCTCCGCAACTACGGCTGCGTGGACGACTGCGGTCCGCTCATCAATCCCCTGATCGCCGAGGGGCAGGTGCACGGCGGCATCGCGCAGGGCATGGGTCAGGCCCTGCTGGAAGACGCCGCGTACGACGACGAGGGCAACTTCCTGGCCGGAACGTACATGGAATACGCCATGCCCCGCGCCGACGACGTGCCCACCTTCCAGATCGGGCACACCGTCACCCCCAGCCCGCACAACCCCCTGGGCGTGAAGGGCATCGGCGAGGCCGGCACCATCGCCAGCACCGCCGCCGTGGCCAGCGCCGTCATGGACGCCCTCTGGACGGAATGTGGCATCACGCACCTCGACATGCCGTACACCGCCGAGAAAGTCTGGAAGGCCATCCGCGACGCTCGCGGCAGCCAGCCGCAGGCGGCCGACGACTGA
- a CDS encoding (2Fe-2S)-binding protein — translation MNVTLQVNGKTYTRDVEPRTLLVHFLREELALTGTHVGCDTSQCGACTVHVNGDAVKSCTVLAVQADGMEVTTIEGLGTVADLHPLQTGFWEEHGLQCGFCTPGMIMSSAELLKHNPDPSEEVIRHHLEGNYCRCTGYHNIVRAVQHAAKAMQGAQTQAADD, via the coding sequence ATGAACGTCACGCTTCAGGTGAACGGCAAGACCTATACCCGCGACGTGGAGCCCAGAACGCTCCTCGTCCACTTTCTCCGCGAAGAACTCGCCCTGACCGGCACGCACGTGGGCTGCGACACCAGCCAGTGCGGCGCGTGCACCGTGCACGTCAACGGCGACGCCGTGAAGAGCTGCACCGTCCTGGCCGTCCAGGCCGACGGCATGGAGGTCACGACCATCGAGGGCCTCGGCACGGTCGCCGACCTGCACCCGCTCCAGACCGGCTTCTGGGAGGAACACGGCCTGCAGTGCGGCTTCTGCACGCCCGGCATGATCATGTCCTCGGCCGAACTGCTCAAGCACAACCCCGACCCCAGCGAAGAAGTCATCCGGCACCACCTGGAAGGCAACTACTGTCGCTGCACCGGCTACCACAACATCGTCCGGGCCGTGCAGCATGCTGCCAAGGCCATGCAGGGCGCGCAGACGCAGGCCGCCGACGACTGA